Part of the Diabrotica virgifera virgifera chromosome 6, PGI_DIABVI_V3a genome, ctttgtttataacaatcttatcgacatccggatcaactgttacccaaaaaattcgtgttctacgggtcaaaatacataaaaaaaacttgggtaagtccatctgaattaagaaggccgttgtaccccccctggcgacaggactaatattaaaatatctaaattcagtgcggaaaagtaaaactttctaaactaaaacgcgttcgcgaaagtagacatttttgcacgctcgtagaaaaaaaatattttagaaacctTCAAAGTAACGgagtaatatttttttctttttcagaGGACTACATTTCCTTTCGACATTTTTCACAATGATATTGGAAGATAGTCAATCAGAAAAGCCCTCGTATGATTTTGGCCCACTTCTCAAGAAGGCATATACCACCACATTAAAATCTCACCACGGATGGCTTGGAGTTCAATTGTTTAATATTCTGTCTCGTTTTATGCCCAATAGAAAACAGTTAATGTTCACTTTGGCTCTGGAAAAAGACAATCATGAGCATATTGTTATAAGAGATATGGAAGTATATATCCAAAATTTTTCGGCAACTATTCAAAGGCTAAACGAATTCTACTATAGTCATGGATTGGAAATTCCCACTAATGCATAGATTTgttgtgtttttaattttaaaattgttgttttttaattttctatgaAGTTTATTACCTGATTGTCGATATAATTTTTGTATTGATTCTATttctttcaataaaaaatttattgctgtcaGGACTTCCTCTAAGaggaaacaaaaatatattctttGATTCTTTTC contains:
- the LOC126886916 gene encoding pleckstrin homology domain-containing family A member 8, which encodes MNENISDSNDSTVFTVLCVYQNSSDKIKTKEFLEACSDAVSIIERFGKAFAPVVLDMQGNITKLKREHEKDVISNMYVEDMILRESSEVGLATEALMWLKRGLHFLSTFFTMILEDSQSEKPSYDFGPLLKKAYTTTLKSHHGWLGVQLFNILSRFMPNRKQLMFTLALEKDNHEHIVIRDMEVYIQNFSATIQRLNEFYYSHGLEIPTNA